TCTCAGCAGTTAGTTTCAGTGAGGCCCGCGTAAGCGGGCCTTTACTTTTCAATTGGTGCTGTGGCACAGCCGCCTCGGCTCCAACCAGAAGTCAGATCATCACCATGAAAGTCCACGCCCGCTTTCTGAAATCTGCTGCTGCTCCCGAGCACTTCCCTGCTCCAGACGTACCTGAAGTAGCGTTTCTAGGACGTTCGAATGTCGGCAAATCAAGTCTGATTAACGCACTGCTCGGAGTCAAGATCGCGCACGTGAGTTCCACTCCGGGAAGAACACGGACCATCAACTTCATCGAGCTGCGGCAAAAAACCGACACATTGGAGCCGGACCTGATGCTTGCCGATCTGCCGGGTTATGGCTACGCAAAGATCTCGAAAGAAATTAGCGCCGAGTGGCCAAAGTTCATTGAGCCTTACTTGTCTGAACGCGAATCTCTGCGCTTGTGCGTATGTTTGATTGATGCAAACGTGGCTGCGCAAAAGAGTGACCGCCAACTAATTGATTGGCTGCAGCACAACGATAAGGAGTTGCTGGTTGTAGCGACAAAGGCGGATCGGCTCTCGTCGAATCAGCTCAGTAAAGCGCTTGCGCAACTCAGGCGCGAGCACCAGGTAGAACAGATTCTTCCGGTGTCAGCGAAGACTGGAGCGGGAATTAGTGAGCTATGGCGGCACCTGAAGCTAACGTAGAGACGCAGCATGCTGCGTCTCTACCATTAAAAGTTGGGGCTAGTTGCCGGCTCCCGTTCCGGTACTGCGCGCTACCAACCACCCTTGCAGGTTCGATCCTTGCATCTTCTTCAAATCTGCACAGGCGTTAATGCGTTCCACTGACTGCCGCAGCGTCCGCTCTGTTGCGGGCACGGTGTGAACCTTGAAGAAGGCGCTCACGGTGGAAGCTGCATCGGTATCACAAAAGTTTCCTGCCCCTGCGACGAGTGAGGAGCCGCTCGAGGTCGTAAACGTTTTTTCGACATCCCCCCAGTGGCCCTGAATGAATTTCCAGGCTTCCGTTCGCGTATACGGGTTCCGCAGGAAATCGCTTATGTATCCCGTAGAGTCCTGATTGCGTATCGCTCCCGACACACCCAATGCTAGCGCCTGACGTGTAAGCTCTGGCTTCTCGAAATGCGCGAGCGCATACATGAATCGGCCCCGCATCACCTGGTCAGTACTTCCTTTCAGCCGCTGCACGATCTGGTCATAAAGAGCCTGATCACCCTGAGCCGCGGCGATCTCGAGTGCGGGACGGATCAGCAACGGGTCTACCGAGCCTGGATCCTCCAGAACCTTCTGTGCCAGCTGACGAGCCTCCGCGATCACCGCAGGATCGCGCCCGACGATCCCGAGCACATCAAACAGATCCGCACGCAACGCTTTTTCCTGCGGGTCCCGAGTGTCTGCCAGCAAGTCATATGTCGGATGCAGGATGCTGCGAACCAATTGACGGAATGAGTCGCGATCACCTGGGCTGACGAGCTTGTCGTCGATATATGCGAGATTTTCCAGGACATCCTTCCAAACCTGTCGCAGGCGCTCGCCCTTGAGTTGCGAAACCAAGTCGAGATAATTGCTGATCGAGATTCGCCCAACGCGCATCAGGGCCCATTCATCACTGACCATCGAAATGCGATCAGCCGGAGTGAGTTTCGTCTGGAGACCCTTGGTCAGCTCATCGCGAAGCTTCTGTTCGTACTCCGTGCGGTAGTAACCGTGTCCATCCAGATTCGCGAATGCCGGTCCACTAGCGGAAGACTTGGCCTGCTGACCTCGCTCCGCAAGGACAAAACATGAGCTGACGCTTTCAGGAGAAAGATTCTTGTGACATACCGGCACGGTCCATACCTGCGGGCTTGTCCCTAATAGCTGACGATCATTGAAGAAGCGCTCCTGTGACACCGAGAGTTGACCGTCCGACTCCTGTGAAACATGCAGCAAAGGCGCACCGGGCTGTACGATGAAGCTCGACATGATCTTGTCTGCCGGCTTGCCTGACGCCTGAGTAATCGCGCTCCAGAAATCTTCCGCAGTCGCATTTCCGTACGAATGCGCCAGCAAATAATTGTGCACGCCCTTGCGGAAGAGCTCAGGATCGACGTAATGCTCCACCATCCGCAGCACGGCGGCGGCTTTACCATAGGCGATACCGTCAAAGAGCTCGTTGATCTCGGCGGGAGTCTCAGCCTTCTGCCGGATTGGACGCGTATTCTTCAGCGCGTCCAGACTGAGCGAGCGAGTGGTTTCTGCAAGCTCGCTCAAAGCTTCGTTCCACTCCGGCTTCCACTTCGCCACTGGCTTCGATTCGAGCCAGGTGGCAAATCCCTCGTTGAGCCAGAGGTTATCCCACCACTTCATCGTCACCAGATCGCCAAACCATTGGTGTGCCATTTCATGGGCGGCAACAGCAGCAACTAGCTCGTAGTTGTCGACATTCGCGACCTTCGGATCCAGCAGGATGAAACTCTCGCGGTAGGTGATCGCGCCTGCGTTCTCCATCGCGCCAGCTTCAAAATCGGGAATGGCTATCAAATCCAGTTTTCCGAACGGATACTTGATGCCGAAGTAATCGTTGTAGTAATGCATGATGTATTCGGCGGCTTCGAGTGCGAACTTTCCTTGATCTGTCTTGTCGGGAGTAGCACAGACGCGAATAGGAATGCCGTCGGAAGATCCGCTTACGCATTGAAAATCGCCTACGAGCAGCGCAACCAGATAGGTAGAGAGCTTCTTCGTCGTTGCAAACTTGAGAGTATGTTTGTCTTCGGAAGGACCTGGCGTATCAGCAACGAGTCTCTCGTTCGAAATGGCTGTATCGCCCTTGTCTACAACCAGAGTGATGTCAAATGTCGCCTTCCTATCGGGCTCATCGAAACAAGGAAAAGCGCGACGGGCATCCGTGGACTCAAACTGTGTGACAGCATATCGGCGCTTTGGCGTTTCACTCAAGTAGAAGCCACGCAATTTGTCGTTCAGGATTCCCGTAAAGACGATGTGCAGACGAGCTGGGCCTGCCGGGATCGTTCGCGGAGCGATGATGTTGGCCTGTTCGCGGTCGTCATCGATTGTGACTTTGGCATTCAGCGTTGCGCCATGCGTCTCAACGGTTGCTGAGGCGAACTTGATCTCTAGGGAATTAATCGTGATCATCGTCGTCGGCTTCAGCACGCGAACATCGATGATCTCGTCACCGGAAAAAGTCGCATCTTTCAGGTTAGGTGTGAAGCTGAGCTGATAGTGCTCTGGTACGACCCCTTGTGGAAGCCGCTGCGCCTGCAGATTTTTAACCGCGATGAGGCTTAGGAAAAACAATAAGAACTTCTTCATGCGATATTCCTTAATGAATTGCGAGCTGGCCGTTCAGCACGGTTGCACGACAAGTTTCTCTTCCGAACCAGTAACAGATCTCGCGATAGTCTCTTGCGTCGAAAACGGCTAGATCCGCATCTTTCCCCACTTCGATACTTCCCTTTTTGCTTCCAAGGCGCAGCGAGTGCGCAGCATTGATGGTTGCGGCACAGATCGCTTCTGCCGGACTCACACGCATTTGCGTGCACGCGAGTGAGAGCACCAACGGCATGCTGGTTGTTGGCGACGTTCCCGGATTGAAATCCGTAGCCAGGGCGATTGCCGCGCCCGCGTCGATCAACCGCCGCGCTTTAGGGTACGAATGAGCCAAGAAGTATGAGGCTCCGGGCAGCAGTGTGCAAATTGTGCTCTGCTGCGCCATGGACTGCAAATCTTTGTCGGTCAAACAATCCAGATGGTCATAAGAAGCCGGTTCGAATCTGGATAGCCTGGATAGATCCTGCGGAGTGAATTGGCAAACATGCGCTCGTGTTCCTAGGCCGACTTTTTGTGCAGCGTCGAAGACTCGTTCCGTTTGCGCGATCGTAAACGCTCCACGTTCGCAGAAGACATCGACGAACTCGGCGAGCTTTTCCCGAGCCACTTTGGGAATCATTTCGTTGCATACAAGATCCACATAGGCATCGGGTCGTTGCTGAAACTCGGCAGGCACAACATGGGCGCCCAAAAGGGTGGAGCTCACAGTCCCGGACCATTGCTGCGCCGCTCGGCGGATCGCGCGCAGCGACTTTAGCTCTGAGTCCGTCGAGAGCCCATAGCCGGATTTCGCCTCGACGGTTGTGGTTCCCGAGCGTTCCATATCCTCGAAGGCGCGCAACACGGTGCTCGACAACTCTTCCTCGCTCGCCTTACGCACACCTTCCATGCTGGAACGAATACCGCCTCCGGCCTTGGCAATCTCCTCGTACGTGCTTCCATGAATCCGCTGCTCAAAATCGATCAGGCGAGGCAAGACAAATACAGGATGTGTGTGGGAATCCACAAATCCCGGCAGGACCGTACCTCGCCTGCAATCGAAGACTCGAAGATCCGCTCCAATCTCCTGCGTCGCCCGCGCTCCAACTTCGACCTCGGAGCCAACAGCAACAATTTTTCCATCACGACAGAAGACGGCGGTGTTCTGAAGAATTCCCAGCTCCAGCAGCTCTCGACCGCGAAGCGGTTGGTTTCGACCAGCGACGTCCTTCAACGTAAGCAACTGGCCAATATTGGTTAGCAGGAGAGGTTTGGCTACGCCCTGCGCAGGAATGGCGCTCACTCGTGTCGGCCACCCGTGACTGAAGAATTCGGAATCGAAGATCCAGTCGTATCTTTCCGCGGCCCTGAACCCCGCTGCATGGGGATGTGAACACCCGTGCGATCGGCGAAAGACTGCGCCTCTTGATAGCCAGCATCAGCGTGCCTGGCAACTCCGATGCCCGGATCGTTGGTGAGGACCCGCTCGATGCGCTTTGCCATTATGTCCGTGCCATCGGCAACCGTCACCTGGCCGGCGTGCTGCGAATACCCAATGCCCACTCCGCCGCCGTTGTGGATAGAGACCCAGCTTGCGCCGCTGGCAGTATTCAGCAAGGCATTAAGAAAGGCCCAGTCTGCGATGGCATCGCTGCCATCCTTCATGGACTCGGTTTCCCGAAATGGAGACGCGACAGAACCACAATCAAGATGGTCGCGACCGATAACGATTGGAGCTTTAAGTTTGCCGCGCTTCACAAGATCGTTCATCGCCAGTCCGAACTGGGCACGTTCTCCGTAACCTAGCCAGCAGATACGCGCAGGCAATCCCTGGAATCGAATCCGTTTGCGTGCCAAATTGATCCAGCGACTGAGAATCTGGTTTTCAGGAAACATCTCCAGGATTAGGTCGTCGGTTACAGCAATGTCTGACGGCTCTCCTGAAAGGGCAACCCAGCGAAATGGCCCGCGTCCTTCGCAGAAGAGCGGACGAATGTATGCTGGAACAAATCCGGGAAAATCGTAGGCATTCTTGACGCCACGCTCGAACGCGAATGTGCGAATGTTGTTGCCGTAGTCAAAGGTCACCGATCCCGACTTCTGCAGTTCCAGCATGCCTTCTACGTGGCGAGCAATGGAATCCAGCGAGCGCTCCAGATAGCCTTTAGGATCATTACGTCGCAGCTCGTCGGCAGCATCGATCGTTAAACCGGCGGGAATGTAACCGTTCAGTGGATCGTGCGCGGAAGTTTGATCTGTGAGCAGATCGGGCTTAACGCCGCGAGCGGCCAGCTCCGGAATTACCTCCGCACAGTTCCCGACCAGGCCAACCGAGACTGCTTCCCTCTTGCGAATCGAATTCTTCAGAATGCGCAGAGCCTCATCGAGGCTGTTCACCATGAAATCGCAATAGCCGGTCTTCAAGCGCTTCTTGATGCGCTCGGGATTGACGTCAATACCGAGGAAACAGGCACCAGCCATCGTGGCGGCCAGCGGCTGCGCGCCGCCCATGCCCCCCATGCCGCCGCTTACGACTAACTTGCCTGCCAGGTCACCACTGAAATGCTTCTCACCCGCTGCTGAGAACGTCTCGAACGTCCCTTGAACGATTCCCTGCGAGCCGATGTAAATCCAGGATCCGGCAGTCATCTGGCCATACATCGTCAGTCCAGCGCGTTCGAGTTCGTTGAACTTCTCCCAATTTGACCAGTGCCCGACGAGGTTCGAATTCGCAATGAGCACGCGCGGCGCGTAGTCGTGAGTCTTGAAGACGCCCACTGGCTTACCCGATTGCACGATCAGCGTCTCGTCACCTTCAAGATTCCGAAGAGAGCTAACAATCGCGTGATAACAATCCCAGTTGCGCGCAGCCCGGCCAGTCCCACCATAGACGACTAGATCCTGCGGACGCTCTGCCACCTCGGCATCGAGGTTATTCATGAGCATCCGCATAGCGGCTTCCTGTTGCCAGCCCTTGCAGGAAATCTGCGTGCCGCGGGGAGCTTTGATTCCCGTTTCCGTGGTTGGAGGCGCTTCTGTTTCAACCGGCATAAGGCGGTTTCCTCAGGCAGAACAAAACTCTTTAGCCTACGGCTTGAGACTGGCTGAAGCAAGTGCGGCAGCAGCGTGTCCGCTTCGGTTGAGAGCGCCGGTTCGCCCCAACCTAATCACGAAAGTGCTCCTCCTCCGGAGTGATTAGTTGTCTTCGAGTCCTTTACAACGACTGAACAGTTGGCGTATCCATGAACTAAGCAAAGCGCGCTCCATCGTCCGAAGCCATGATTCAACGAACTTCTCACGCAACGCGCATTGCGGCAGTTATTCTTGCCGCTCTCATTCTCGGAAGCTGCGGGGGCGGCTCTTCATCGCCCTCTCCGAATCCTACGCCCACTCCGTCCGGGCCTCCTCCGATGCTTGCGCTGAGTCTTGTGGTAACGGGACTTACGTCGCCCCTCGATCTTGAATCGCCTGATGACGGAAGCGGGAGGCTCTTTGCGGTGGAGCAGGGTGGCCGCATCAAGATCATTCAAAACGGCTCCGTCTTGTCTCCGCCTTTTCTTGACATAAGTTCGAAGATTGCGACTGGTGGTGAGATG
This region of Terriglobales bacterium genomic DNA includes:
- a CDS encoding M1 family aminopeptidase, giving the protein MKKFLLFFLSLIAVKNLQAQRLPQGVVPEHYQLSFTPNLKDATFSGDEIIDVRVLKPTTMITINSLEIKFASATVETHGATLNAKVTIDDDREQANIIAPRTIPAGPARLHIVFTGILNDKLRGFYLSETPKRRYAVTQFESTDARRAFPCFDEPDRKATFDITLVVDKGDTAISNERLVADTPGPSEDKHTLKFATTKKLSTYLVALLVGDFQCVSGSSDGIPIRVCATPDKTDQGKFALEAAEYIMHYYNDYFGIKYPFGKLDLIAIPDFEAGAMENAGAITYRESFILLDPKVANVDNYELVAAVAAHEMAHQWFGDLVTMKWWDNLWLNEGFATWLESKPVAKWKPEWNEALSELAETTRSLSLDALKNTRPIRQKAETPAEINELFDGIAYGKAAAVLRMVEHYVDPELFRKGVHNYLLAHSYGNATAEDFWSAITQASGKPADKIMSSFIVQPGAPLLHVSQESDGQLSVSQERFFNDRQLLGTSPQVWTVPVCHKNLSPESVSSCFVLAERGQQAKSSASGPAFANLDGHGYYRTEYEQKLRDELTKGLQTKLTPADRISMVSDEWALMRVGRISISNYLDLVSQLKGERLRQVWKDVLENLAYIDDKLVSPGDRDSFRQLVRSILHPTYDLLADTRDPQEKALRADLFDVLGIVGRDPAVIAEARQLAQKVLEDPGSVDPLLIRPALEIAAAQGDQALYDQIVQRLKGSTDQVMRGRFMYALAHFEKPELTRQALALGVSGAIRNQDSTGYISDFLRNPYTRTEAWKFIQGHWGDVEKTFTTSSGSSLVAGAGNFCDTDAASTVSAFFKVHTVPATERTLRQSVERINACADLKKMQGSNLQGWLVARSTGTGAGN
- the hutU gene encoding urocanate hydratase, with protein sequence MPVETEAPPTTETGIKAPRGTQISCKGWQQEAAMRMLMNNLDAEVAERPQDLVVYGGTGRAARNWDCYHAIVSSLRNLEGDETLIVQSGKPVGVFKTHDYAPRVLIANSNLVGHWSNWEKFNELERAGLTMYGQMTAGSWIYIGSQGIVQGTFETFSAAGEKHFSGDLAGKLVVSGGMGGMGGAQPLAATMAGACFLGIDVNPERIKKRLKTGYCDFMVNSLDEALRILKNSIRKREAVSVGLVGNCAEVIPELAARGVKPDLLTDQTSAHDPLNGYIPAGLTIDAADELRRNDPKGYLERSLDSIARHVEGMLELQKSGSVTFDYGNNIRTFAFERGVKNAYDFPGFVPAYIRPLFCEGRGPFRWVALSGEPSDIAVTDDLILEMFPENQILSRWINLARKRIRFQGLPARICWLGYGERAQFGLAMNDLVKRGKLKAPIVIGRDHLDCGSVASPFRETESMKDGSDAIADWAFLNALLNTASGASWVSIHNGGGVGIGYSQHAGQVTVADGTDIMAKRIERVLTNDPGIGVARHADAGYQEAQSFADRTGVHIPMQRGSGPRKDTTGSSIPNSSVTGGRHE
- the yihA gene encoding ribosome biogenesis GTP-binding protein YihA/YsxC, whose protein sequence is MKVHARFLKSAAAPEHFPAPDVPEVAFLGRSNVGKSSLINALLGVKIAHVSSTPGRTRTINFIELRQKTDTLEPDLMLADLPGYGYAKISKEISAEWPKFIEPYLSERESLRLCVCLIDANVAAQKSDRQLIDWLQHNDKELLVVATKADRLSSNQLSKALAQLRREHQVEQILPVSAKTGAGISELWRHLKLT
- the hutI gene encoding imidazolonepropionase, encoding MSAIPAQGVAKPLLLTNIGQLLTLKDVAGRNQPLRGRELLELGILQNTAVFCRDGKIVAVGSEVEVGARATQEIGADLRVFDCRRGTVLPGFVDSHTHPVFVLPRLIDFEQRIHGSTYEEIAKAGGGIRSSMEGVRKASEEELSSTVLRAFEDMERSGTTTVEAKSGYGLSTDSELKSLRAIRRAAQQWSGTVSSTLLGAHVVPAEFQQRPDAYVDLVCNEMIPKVAREKLAEFVDVFCERGAFTIAQTERVFDAAQKVGLGTRAHVCQFTPQDLSRLSRFEPASYDHLDCLTDKDLQSMAQQSTICTLLPGASYFLAHSYPKARRLIDAGAAIALATDFNPGTSPTTSMPLVLSLACTQMRVSPAEAICAATINAAHSLRLGSKKGSIEVGKDADLAVFDARDYREICYWFGRETCRATVLNGQLAIH